GGTCCAGCACCGCGCGTTCGGCCACCGCCGGATCGCGATGCAGCAGGCTGGCGATCAGGTTCATGCTGTTGAACAGGAAATGCGGGCGGATGCGCGCCTGCAGCGCGTCAGCCTGCGCGCGCGCGTTGGCCTGCACCTGCGCCGCCCAGCGATCGCTCACGTAGAAGTAGCGCAGGGCCAGCGCGGCGATCAGTGCCGTGGTCGCCGCACTGCCAAGGGTGAAGCGCCAGAAGCTGATGCCGCGGGCGAAGCTGTCGCCCAGCACCGCGTAGAGTGCGTGCACGATGCCGGCGCAGACCACCGCGATCAGGGTCGCCAGCGCGATCGCCGCGATGGCACCCAGCATCTGCGGCAGCCTCGACAACGCCTGCCGCAGCAGGCACAGGCTGGCGGTCACCGCCAGCGCCAGCCACAGCGCAAAGCCGCTGGCCGACAACAGTTCGCCGAAGGTCCAATGACGACTGCCATCCGGGGCCAGGGCCAGCACCACCACCACCAGCTCGGCCAGGCCGAGCATCGCCGCCAGCCGCGGCAGGCGGCACAGTTCCGGCATCCACGGCGGTGTGCTGGCCGGGGGCATGGCTCAGGCGGCGCCCAGCCGTTCCTGCAACCAGTCACCCAGCGCCTGGATCTCTTCAGCGCAGACCTGGTGGGCCATCGGGTAGCTGTGCCATTCCACGTCCAGGCCCAGCGCCTGCAGGGCCTGCGCGCTGTGTACGGCCACCGCCTGCGGAATCACCGGGTCGCTGCTGCCATGGGCCATGAACACCGGCACCTGCACCGCACCGTCAACGCGCTTGGCGCTCTCGGCTTCCGGCAGATAGGTGGACAGTGCGATCAGGCCAGCCAGTGGCGCAGTGCGCGACAGTGCGGCGGTGAGGATGATCGCGCCGCCCTGCGAGAAGCCGGCCAGGAAGATCTTCTCCGGCGCGATGCCGCGCTCGATCTCACGCGCAATCAGCGCATCCAGCTGTGCCACCGATTCCCGCACCCCGGCCATGTCGGCGCGCGAGCGGAAATCCATGCCGACGATGTCGTACCAGCCGCGCATCGGCACGCCGTTGTTGATCGTGATCGGCCGCACCGGTGCGTGCGGGAACACGAAGCGCAGCGCGGGCCAGTGCGGGCGTACCAGTTCGGGCACGATCGGCGCGAAGTCATTGCCGTCGGCGCCGAGGCCGTGCAGCCAGATCACCGACCACTGCGGCGATACGCCGGTTTCCTGTTCGACCGTTTGCAGCATGATGCGGCTCCTTCAAGTTCGAGCCGCATTATGCCGCTGGCGCGGGGCGATCAGTACAGCGGCGGTTGCTCGGCCGCTTCCCGGCGCAGCTGGGCGGCGCGCACCAGCACCGTCGGCGGAATGTTCTCCTCGGGAATGTCGAGCAGGCCCAGGCGATGCAGGAAGGCACCGGGGCCGCGCGAGGACGTCAGGGCGACCACCGGCACCGCCAGCACCATGCCGATCACCACCGGCGCCATCCAGGCCGCCAGCGACGGCGATACCGCCCAGGCCACCAGGCCCATGAAGGCACCGAACACGCCCAGCCCGCCGTAGCCGCGGACCAGGGCCATCCACGAGATGCCACCATCGTCACGCTGCTGTGCGTCCCAGCCGGAATCGCGCCCGGACAGCACTTCGGCCACGCCGCGCGACTGCACGTACATCACCACCGGCGCCATCAGCGCGGCCAGAACGGTTTCCACCAGCATCGACACGAACGCGCGGATCGCGCCGCCACAGCCACGGCGGTCGACCGGGTCCAGCAGCATCGCCAGGTAGCCCAGCACCTTGGGCAGCAGCAGCACCGCCATGGTCGCGGCGAACAGGCGCACCACCTGTTCCTCGTCCTGGGCACGCCAGTACACGCTGGGGGACAGGTGCAGCAGGGCGTTGAAGTCGATGCCCTCCTGGAACAACGGAATGGCGATGCCGATCAGCATCAGCATCGCCCACATCGGCGCGGTGAAGTAATGGCCGATGCCGATCAGCATGTGCGTGCGGCTGATCCAGTGCAGGCCGCGGCTGCCGACCACCTTGCCGTGCTGCAGGTTGCCCTGGCACCAGCGGCGGTCGCGCACCAGCAGGTCGGTCAGCGTCGGCGGGCCTTCTTCGTAGCTGCCGCCCAGGTACGGCACCATGTGCGCGGCCCAGCCGCCACGCCGCATCAGCGCCGCTTCGACGAAATCATGGCTGAGCACGTGGCCGCCGAACGGCTTGCGCCCCGGCAGCGCCGGCAGGCCGGCGTGGTCGGCGAAGGCACGGGTGCGGATGATCGCGTTGTGGCCCCAGTAGTTGCTCTCGGCGCCATGCCACCAGGCCACGCCCCGGGCGATCACCGGGCCGTACACGCGGCCACCGAACTGCTGCATGCGGGCGAACAGGGTGCGGCCGCCGATCACCGACGGCAGGGTCTGGATCAGGCCGACATCGGCGTTGTGCTCCATGCCGGCCACCAGGCGCACGATGCTGTCGCCGGTCATCAGGCTGTCGGCGTCGAGGATCAGCATCTGCGGGTAGGCGCCACCGAAACGGCGCACCCAGTCGGCGATGTTGCCGGCCTTGCGTCCGCTGTTGTCGCCGCGACGGCGATAGAACAGGCGCGTCTGCCCGTCCGGCACGCGGTCGCGCAGTTCGGCGAAGACCTGTTCCTCGGCCGCGGCAATATCCTCGCGTCGGGTATCGCTGAGCACGAAGAAGTCGAAGCGTTCGAGCTGGCCGGTGGCCGCCACCGATTCGTAGATCGCCTGCAGGCCCGCCAGCAGGCGCCGCGGATCTTCGTTGTAGGTGGGCATCAGCAGCGCGGTGCGGCTGTGCACGGTCGGCAGCGGCTTGTCCGGGTCGATGCCGAGGCGATAGCCACGGTCGAACACGGCGGTCAGGAAGCCGGCCAGGGCGCTGGCGAAGGACAGCGCGATCCAGGCGAACAGGCCAACGAACAGCACCAGCAGGCACGCTTCCAGCACGCTGATGCCATTGGCCGACAGCACCCGCCACATCATGCGGGTGGCGATGGCGGTCATGGCCAGGGTGCCGCCGAAGATGTAGAACCGGCGCAGGCCGATCAGGCGTGGCGAGGTTCGGTGGCGACGGACCTTCAGCGCACCCTCGCGCAGGGTCTGCTCGGGCATCGGCAGCGGTGATTCGGCGGGCAGCAGCGCCCAGCCGGCGTCGAGCCGGGGTGCATCCGCTTCTGCGTGGATGGTTTGCCCCCCCATCACCGCTTACTCCCCACGGTCGGCATGGCCGGCCGTCCCGGCCGGGCTGCATGCACGAAGGTTCCCGGCGCGCCTTCCCGGCGCCCGCACTTGTCCTGGCTGTGCCGGCCCTTGGCCGCACAGTCGCTGTCTGTCACTACCGGAACCCACACGATCTCCAACGGGGCGGAATCGAAAATGCGGCCCAGTCTAGGGCGCCGGATGTAAGCCGAGTGCGAAGGTCTACGCCGGGATTTATCCCCATTCAGCAAACAGCAGGCGACGCCGCGCCCTGCGGCGCGATGTCGCTTCTTTGCATGGCGTACTGGATCGTAACAAACGCGAACGGTTATCATTTCATTAACCAGGCAGGTCACCGTCTTCCGGACGGCTGAGACCCACCCAGCTGCGCCGGCCCGAACCGAGCGCCCTACGACCCATGGAAGGGGGGCCTGCCTGCTTGTCTGCGCGCGCCCGTCGCTTCCATCCGGTCCCTCTCATCCGATGGAAGCCGTCATGTCCCAGCTGTCCCGTTCCCGTTCCGCGCGCCTGCCGCGCACTCGCCTGGCCAGTGCCCTGGCCACCGCCTGCCTGCTGACCGTGCCCGGCCTTGCCGCCGCCGAGGCCAGCGCCGATGCCTCCACCAAGGACCTGGATACCGTGGTGGTGACCGCTTCGGGCAACCAGCAATGGATCAAGGATGCGCCGGCCAGCATCAGCGTGATCAGCCGCGAGGACATCGCGCGCCAGCCGGTGCACGACCTGGCCACCCTGCTCAGCCGTGTGCCGGGCGTGACCGGCGGCCTCAGCGCCGTCGGCGAGCAGTCCAAGATCAAGCTGCGCGGCATGCCGTCCAACTACACGCTGGTGCTGGTGGACGGCAAGCGCATGGGCAGTTCGGCGTCGACCCACTACCGGCCGGACCTTGGCCGACAGGACCTGAACTGGATTTCGCCCGACCAGATCGAGCGCATCGAAGTGGTGCGCGGGCCGATGTCGTCGCTGTACGGTTCCGATGCCATGGGCGGCGTGATCAACATCATCACCCGGCGCATCGGCGATGAATGGAACGGCAGCGCGACGCACAGTTATACCCGCCCCGCCGATGACAAGCGCGGTGACACCCAGCAGATCGGCGCCACGTTCTCCGGCCCGCTCGGCGAACGCTTTGGCCTGCGCGTCGGTGCCAACAGCATGCGCCGCGACTCGGACCAGTCCAACGGTGGTGTCTACGGCAACGCCTACGCCGGCGAGAAGGATCGCAATGTCGACGCGCTGCTGCAGTGGACGCTCAGCGACGCGCAGGAACTGTCGCTGGAAGCCGGCCATGGCGTGCAGCAGGCCTTCATCGACGCCTCGCTGGAAAAGCAGGATGAAGGCGCCTGGGGTGCCAGCGAACTCAAGCGCAGCTCGCTGGCGCTCAACCACGATGGCAAGTGGAGCTTCGGCAATTCGAAGATCAGTGCGTACTGGACCAAGTACAAGAACGACATCGGTGCTACCGGCCGTTCCGAAGCGACCGATACGATCATCGAAGGCAGCCTGACCACGCCATTCACCCTCGGTGTTGAACATCAGTTCGCCGTGGGCGGCCAGTGGAAGCGCCAGGAGCTGACCAACACCGACACCATCGGCCGCGCGCCGATCGACTATGCCGGCAATGCCGTCAGCGGCTCCGATCTGGAAGTGGATACGTGGGCCCTGTTCGTCGAAGACGAGCTGAAACTGCACCGCACCCTGGCGCTGACCCTGGGCGCGCGCCTGGACCATCATGGGAAGTTTGGCGGCCATGTCAGTCCGCGCGCCTACCTGGTCTGGCACCCGGCCGAACAATGGACGATCCGTGGTGGCATTTCCAAGGGCTTCCGCGCGCCCAGCCTGACCGAGAACTCCGCCACCGCCGCCACCCAGTCCGGTGGCCGTGGCTGCACCTCGCTGATCCCACTGGGCTATACGCGCGGCGGCTGCTACATGGCCGGCAATCCGGACCTGGACCCGGAAACCAGTACCAACCGCGAGATCGGCATCAGCTTCGACAACGACCTGGTCGATGCCGGCCTGACCTACTTCCATACCGACTTCAGGAACAAGATCGAGTACGCCCCGCTGGGCAGGTTCAACGGCATCTGGTGGACGCGCATGAGCAACGTGCAGCGCGCGCGCACCAGCGGCATGGAGGGCAACCTCAATTTCCGCTTCGGCGAGCACTGGCGCTGGCGCACCTCGGCCACCTGGATGAAGGAAGCCAAGAACCTGACCACCGGCCGCAACCTGATCGACACACCGGAATTCTCTGGTTATTCGTCGCTGGACTGGACGCCCGGCACGGTGTTTTCCAGCAGCCTGTCGGCGCAGTACACCGGCAAGCAGACCGGCACGGCGACGACCTTCCTCAAGGCCTACACGCTGTATGACCTGACCGCGGCCTGGAACGTCAACGAGGTGCTGACCCTGCGTGGCGGTGTCAGCAACCTGGCCGACAAGAAGCTGTATGCGGAAGGCTCCACCGACTACTTCGTGGCCGGGCGCAGCTACTTCCTCAGCATGACCGCGCGGTTCTGACCAGCAGCATCCGCCGCGATCGCGCTGGCGACGGGCCAGCGCGATCGGCGGTGTTGCGGATTACTCGCTTTCCAGTGCGGCGGCCGGCGCCGCGCTCTGCACAGCCGCCGTGCGTGCACGGTCCATCGCTACCGCCAGTTGCTGGCGTGCGAGCAGCTGTTGTGCCTGCACCACTTCAGGTGTCGGCAGGAGCACCGGTCCCGGTGCGTTTTCCGGTGTAGCAGGTGTGGTCATGCAGCCTCCATGGACATCCCGCCGCCGCACGGACTCAGCGGGTGCGGCAGCGGAACTGCGCACCCTATCCTAAAAACAAGGCGGGTGGGTGACGGTGCGCCCCTGCGCCGCACCACCATGCAGGATAGAGCGTCACATTTCCGACGCTGCAGGGTGGATTCCTGAACCGGCCGCACCGTATCATGTAAACGTTTTCCCACAAGGACGTGTACGTCAATGAACACAGTCGACCTCTCCCGCTTCAGCCCGAAGTGGCAGTTCCGCTTCAACTTCTTCCAGCAGCACGGCGCACCCAAGGAACCGGGTTTCAAGCAGGCCTGGAAGGCGTTGTCCTTCGGCGACCGCCTGAAGGTCAACATCAACTTCTTCGCCTTCTTCTTCGGCTTCATCTACCTGCTCATCCTGGGCATGTGGCGCAAGGCACTGGTGGTGATCGGCATCGGCATCGTGCTGACCATCGTCTCGCTGTTCCTGCCGGATGTCGTCGCGCGTCCACTGTTCATCGCCATGAACTTCCTGGTTGCTTCAAGCACCAACTACAGCTACTACCTGGAGCAGGTGAAGGGTCGCGCCAGCTGGAACCCCTTCGAAGGGATGTTCTGAACCCAAGCCGTCACCGGACCTGGATCCGGTGCGCTGTGACCGGCTGAAACGAAAACGCCCGGCCTTGGCCGGGCGTTTTCATGTGTGCGCGTAGCGGACCTCAGGCCGCGCGGCGTGCCACGGCCACCGGCTCGGCCTGCAGGCGGAAGCGCGAGACCGCCACCGCCAGTTGCTCGGCCTGCTCTTCCATCGCGCGTGCCGCAGCGCTGGCTTCCTCCACCAGCGCGGCGTTCTGCTGGGTAGTCTCATCCATCTGCACCACGGTCTGGTTGACCTGCTCGATGCCGGCTGACTGTTCGCGAGAGGCGGCCGAGATCTCGGCCATGATCTCGTTGACCCGCCCGACCTGGCCGACGATCTCCTGCATCGTGCGGCCGGCGCCGTGCACCAGCTGCGCTCCGGCACCGACCTGGGCCACCGAAGCATCGATCAGCTCCTTGATTTCCTTCGCGGCACCCGCCGAGCGCTGGGCCAGCGCGCGCACCTCGCTGGCGACCACGGCGAAGCCGCGGCCCTGCTCACCGGCCCGCGCGGCTTCCACCGCCGCGTTCAACGCCAGGATGTTGGTCTGGAACGCGATACCGTCGATCACCGAGATGATCTCGGCGATGCGCTGCGACGATGCTTCGATCTGCTCCATCGTCTGCACCACCTGGCTGACCACCTGGCCACCTTCGCTGGCCACGCCCGCTGCGGAGCCGGCCAGGGTGTTGGCCTGCAGCGCGTGGTCGGCGTTCTGGCGCACGGTGGAGGTCAACTCCTCCATCGACGCGGCCGTTTCTTCCAGGTTGGCCGCCTGCTGTTCGGTGCGGCGCGACAGGTCGCTGTTACCGGCAGCAATCTCACCCGCCGCCAGGCGGATGCTGGCCGCCGACTGCTGGATCTGCCCGACGATCCCCGTCAGCTGCTGCACGGTGCTGTTGGCATCATCGCGCATCACCGCGAACACACCGTGGAAGTCGCCCTGCATGCGCGCGCTCAGGTCGCCTGCGGCAATCGCGCGCAGCAGCGTCGACAGCTCGGCCAGGTTGTGGTCGCTCACCTCCATCATGGTGTTGAGGGTCTGCACCATGCGGCGGAAATCGTGGTCGAAGCGCAGCGCATCACCGCGCACCGCGAAGTCGCCGGCGGCCGCCGCAGCCGCCAGTTGCTGGATCTGCTCATTGATCGCGGCCAGGTTGTGCTTGGTGGTGGCCATGGCGGCGGTGAACACTGCCTTCTCGCCCGGCAGTGCTTCCATGTCCACGCTGAGGTCACCTACGGCGTAGCGCTGCATCACCTCGACCAGGCGCTGGGTGACCGCATTGCTGGAGGCCACCAGCTGGTTGCTGTCGGCCACCATGCGGCCGTACTCGCCCGGGAACGCCGAGGCGTCCATGCGGTAGCTGAGCTCGCCGGCATCGTGGCGGCGCGCCATTTCCGCCTGCGCGGCCATCACGGCCTGCAGCTGGCCACGCATGCCCTGCATCGCCTCCAGCAAGCGGCCCACTTCATCGTTGCTGCGTGCCGGCAGCGTGCTGTCCAGCTTGCCGGCGGCCACGTCGCCCGCCACGCGCACGGCTTCGGCCAGCGGGCGGATCGCCAGGCGGCGCAGCAGCACGTAGACACCGGCGCTGAGGGTCAGCGCGGCCACCACGCCAACCAGCAGGGTCAGCCACAGCAGCTGGCGGGCCTCGGCAACGATCACCGCATGCGGCATCACCACGCCCAGCGCGAAGCGCTGCGGGGCATCGCCCACGCGCAGCGGCACGTACACGCGTACGTTGCCGGCCGCGTCCGGGGTGAAGGCTTCAAACCTGCGGTCGGCGGCAATGTCGGCCAGCATGCTGCGGGTCAATGCGTCGCTGCGCGGCTTGCCGATCTCGGCCGCATTGGCCGATGCCAGCACTACGCCCTTGGGCGAGAGCAGTTCGACGCGGCCAGCGCCCATCGGCGTCAGCGTCGCCAGATGCTTCTGCAGCGCCGCCAGCGAGAAGTCCACGGTGAACACACCGAGGAACGTGCCGTTCTCCACGATCGGCGTGCTCAACGTGCTCATCAGCACCTGCTGGCCGGCGATGTCGTAGGCGTAGGGCTCGCTGACCTTGGGCAGCTTGTCGCGGCTGGGCACCACGTACCAGTCGGCCGAACCGTCGGCGGCTTCGGTGTAGTCGGTCATGGTCGACTGCTGCGGCTTGCCGTCGTGCCAGGCCCAGTAGCTCATGTAGCGGCCGCTGGCATCGTGCATCTCGGTATTGGCGAACTCGGCATCCTTGCCATCGAAGGCGTTGGCCTCCCACATGGTGCTCTTGCCCAGCCATTCGGGGTGGGTGCGCAGCTGCTCGCCAATCACCGCGGCCAGGCTGGCGCGGTCGGGAACGTCGCCGCGCGCGCGCTGGGCCAGCACGGCTTCAACCATCGCATCGTTGCTGGCGAAGGCGGTGCCCAGGTCGGCCGCGACCTGGCGCGCCTCGGCATTGGCCTCGCTGGTCATGGTCTGGCGCGAGGCATCGATCAGGCTGGCGCTGGCCTGGCGATAGATCAGGAACGCCGTCAGGCCGAAGCACAGCAGCGCGATGACGGCGGTACCCAGCATCAGCTTGTGGGCGATGCTGCCCGGGCGGCGGGCAGCGGCGGAACGGGAAGAAGGCATGGAAGGATCCGCAAGGCAGTTCAGGACAACCGGCACCGCAAGGGCACCGCGCAGGCGCGCGATCCATCGCGCAGGCTGCCGGCCGCCGGGGACCGCCCGGCGCTGGAAGCGCACCGGGTTAGCGGCCGCCAGCCCACCAGGTTGAGGCGCCTGGCGTGCACATTCCTGAATCCGCTCAGGGACGGGCCAGAAACCCGTCCCGTCTCCCCTACTCGGCCACCCGGTCCCTGATCCACTCCGCGCGTGGCAACACTTCGATGCTGCCTGAGGCGTACTGCTGCAGCACGTCGTCCGGCCCGAAGCGCGGCTGCCAGCCCAGCTCCCTGCGGATACGGGCACTGTCGTAGACGCGATCGACGCTCAGCGGCAACGGCCAGCCACGGCGCTCGAACTCGGCCAGCAACTGCGGCACGCGCCGGGCCAACACGTTGCGCGGCTGGGTGGCCAGCTCCAGGCAGTCCTCGCGCCGGAACGGTGTCGCCGCGCAGGCGATGTAGCGGTCGAAGGCCGCGCCCTCATCGAGCAGCAACGCCGCATGCGCGCTGGCCACGTCACGCGCGTCAATGCCGCGGTGCAGGCGGAACATCGCCATCCGCTCCGGCGGTTCCGGGAAGCAGCGCCCCATCCGCAGCACGCGCACACTGAACTCCGGCGCAGCGGCGGCTTCAGCCAGGGCCTCGGCCTGCAGTTTGGTGCGGTGGTAGATCGTGCGCGGCAACGGCTCGGTATCCTCGTCGATCCATCGGCACCCCCCCGCCACCACGGCATGGCCGTACAGCGCCGTGGTACTGGTCAGCACGAAGCGCCGAGCACCGGCTTCGCGCGCCGCCTGCAGCAGGTGCGCAGTGGCGTCCACGTTGATCTGCTGGAACACCGTATCCGGTACCAGGCCAACGTGCGGGGCATGCAGGGCCGCGGTATGGATGACCGCGTCGACGCCCTGCACCGCGCGTACGACGGCCTGATGATCGGTGACATCGGCAATGATGCGCGTGGTGGCAAACGGGCTGCGATCCAGGCCCACCACTTCATGGGCAGCCGCCAACGCACCGAAGATCGCGCGCCCGATCCGCCCGGAACTGCCGGTCAACAGAATCTTCATTGAGTCCATTCACTCGAAGCGCCCGGGAACTACCGGGATGCCTCGATTCTAGGCATGCTGCATGTCATCTGCGATAGGGCGGTGTTGCAGATGTGCGTTCATCCTGACGACTTCGAGGGCGCCAGCAACTGCCGTGCGATGAACAACGGATCATCGCCACCTGCAACATCGGGCGTCACACCGGTGCGCTCCCAGTTGCCGCCGGTACGCAGGTTGATGGGCTGGCGGTCCGGAATGCTGATCTGATAACCGTCCGGCAGCAGCACAGGATCATCGAACATATGTGCGGCGCCACCACTGCGGCCGCCGACGATGCGCGCACGTCCCAGGGCCTGCAGCGAACAGGCAACGAACTCGGCCGCCGAGCCGGTGCGGCGGTCGATCAGCACGACCAGCGGCTTCAGGTACAGCGGCAGGCTCACCGGCGGCAGGGGTACCGCCGTGCGCTGGCCGCGATGCTCAACGGCCTGCACCTGGGTGACGGTGGGCTGCAGCAGCGTGCGTACCAGCAGGTCCGCGCTGCCGTCGTCACCGCCGCCGTTCTGGCGCAGGTCCAGCACCAGGCCATCGGTGTCGGCCAGCAGGGTGAACGCCGCCGCCAGCTTGGGGCGAGCCAGATCGAGCGGATAGAAGGTGCTCAGCCGCAGGTAGTCGATGTTGCCCTCCAGCACCCGCACCTCGCGACAGCCGCGAACGCATCCTGCAGTTGAGCCCGCTTGCCCTGCAGGCACTGCCGGCGCTGCAGGCGCAATGGCAGGCCACCGCACGTGCCGCACGCAGCCTCGATGCGGATCTCGGACAGTCGTTGGAGCAGGTGCTGCGCGATGCACTGCAGGCGCTGGAGCAACGACCGATCGCGCAACGCCTTGGCGACGCCCGTCGGCGCTGACACAGCGCCGTCTCGATGACGCCCCGCGTCTTCGCTGATGCCTGCCGCAGCGTTCGCCTGAATGGCGCCGCCATCAACCAGGTGCGCACATCGCGTGAAGGCCACGACCGCGATGGCGACCTGGACTTAGCACGCGTTGGCCAAGCATGGGCGCCGTCGCCGACCACGGCGCCACCCATGCAGCAGGAGACTTCCCATGACTGAGCAGAATCACCGCTCCAACCGGGGCTTCGCCTCGATGGACCAGGCCAAGCAGCGCGCGATCGCTGCCAAAGGCGGGCGTGCCGCGCATGCTTCCGGCAATGCGCATGAGTTCAGCCCCGACGAGGCACGCGCGGCAGGCCGCAAGGGCGGCGAGGCGATCAGCCGTGATCGGCAGCACATGGCCGCGATCGGACGTGAAGGTGGGCATGCCCGCCACGCCAATGCCCGCCAGCAGCAACAGCAACAGCAAGCCGGGCATGGCGCAGAGGATCCACATCACCAGCAGCGGTGATACCGCGCCCTCAGGCCGCGGCCCGTCGACGGTACAGTTCCGCAGCCACGAGCAGGACCAGCGTGCCTGCCACTGCCATCGCCCAGGCGAAGCCGGCGGCCATGGCACTGCGATACCCGGTAAGCACCTGCGGCGCGGCGTGCAGCGAGCCCGGGCGCAGGATGAGATCACGCGCCTGCGCAACAAGCCACTGCTGACCTGGGGCCTGCGCGGATGCGGCGAACTGCTGCACGGCGTGTTGACCCATCAGGCTGCCCAGCAAGGCGAGGATCCAGGCCGGCGTGCACGGCGGCACCGATGACCTGATCGCCATGCCAGCGCAGGATGCAGAGGCCTTCATCGCAGCGGTGGTGGGCGATTGCCTGCGCATGGTCGGCGTTCCGGCAGCGCCAACGCGCGGCGGCAGACGACGCTGAAGCGACGCTTCCCGCTCAGGCGTGAGCGAGGATGTTCAGCAGCCGCCCGAAGGGATCGCGGACGAAGAAGCGGCGCACGCCCCAGGGTTCGTCGGCCGGGCCATACTCCAGCGCGACACCAGCCGCACGCATGCGCTCCAGCACCTGCTGCAGGTCGTCCACCTCGATCGACAGGTCCGGCACCGGCGTGCCGGAACCGCCCTCACTGGCAAAACTGACCTGCGCCAGTGCACTGCCCTGCCCGCCATGGGTGACGATCCAGCCATGGTCCATCACCACTGGCATGCCGAGCAGCTCGCCGTAGAAGGCAGCGGCCCGTTCGGGTTCCGGTGTGGCGATGTTGGCAACGATGCGTTTGACGGCCATGACATTCCTCACCATGAAGACATGCCGAGCCTACCGTATCGA
This genomic interval from Stenotrophomonas sp. 57 contains the following:
- a CDS encoding VOC family protein — encoded protein: MAVKRIVANIATPEPERAAAFYGELLGMPVVMDHGWIVTHGGQGSALAQVSFASEGGSGTPVPDLSIEVDDLQQVLERMRAAGVALEYGPADEPWGVRRFFVRDPFGRLLNILAHA
- a CDS encoding NAD(P)-dependent oxidoreductase, which gives rise to MKILLTGSSGRIGRAIFGALAAAHEVVGLDRSPFATTRIIADVTDHQAVVRAVQGVDAVIHTAALHAPHVGLVPDTVFQQINVDATAHLLQAAREAGARRFVLTSTTALYGHAVVAGGCRWIDEDTEPLPRTIYHRTKLQAEALAEAAAAPEFSVRVLRMGRCFPEPPERMAMFRLHRGIDARDVASAHAALLLDEGAAFDRYIACAATPFRREDCLELATQPRNVLARRVPQLLAEFERRGWPLPLSVDRVYDSARIRRELGWQPRFGPDDVLQQYASGSIEVLPRAEWIRDRVAE
- a CDS encoding KGG domain-containing protein, which produces MTEQNHRSNRGFASMDQAKQRAIAAKGGRAAHASGNAHEFSPDEARAAGRKGGEAISRDRQHMAAIGREGGHARHANARQQQQQQQAGHGAEDPHHQQR